From one Formosa sediminum genomic stretch:
- a CDS encoding SDR family NAD(P)-dependent oxidoreductase: MSKKKVWFITGASKGMGLEITKAVLSNGDKVIATSRNTHKLIDKIEEHEGNLLPIKLDITNEKNVKNAILKGIYEFGQIDVVVNNAGYNLLGNIEEISDAEFRKTMDVNIFAMTHIIRNVLPHLRKQKSGHIINTASIMGYMSYPANGSYSASKYAVIGLSEALAQEVAPFGIKVTILAPGTFRTNFMNEDTLNVSENKIDTYNLNKQVEQFTGFDGKQLGNPKKLAEVVIKLVEMPNPPLHLPLGSDSYNAILEVRKNEKEEMEQWKALSLSTDFEQK; encoded by the coding sequence ATGAGTAAAAAGAAAGTTTGGTTCATTACAGGAGCGTCTAAAGGGATGGGACTTGAAATCACAAAAGCAGTTTTGAGTAATGGCGATAAAGTCATTGCAACTTCTCGAAATACGCACAAACTTATAGATAAAATTGAAGAACACGAAGGAAATTTGCTTCCAATAAAGCTGGACATCACCAATGAAAAAAATGTTAAAAATGCGATTTTAAAAGGCATATATGAATTTGGACAAATAGATGTTGTGGTCAATAATGCAGGGTATAACCTCTTGGGTAATATAGAAGAAATAAGTGATGCCGAGTTTAGAAAAACAATGGATGTTAATATCTTTGCAATGACCCATATCATCAGAAATGTTTTACCACACCTACGCAAGCAAAAATCGGGGCATATTATCAATACGGCATCTATAATGGGCTATATGAGTTATCCCGCTAACGGAAGCTATAGTGCATCTAAATACGCGGTTATTGGACTATCTGAAGCACTTGCTCAAGAAGTTGCACCATTTGGCATAAAAGTAACTATCCTTGCTCCAGGAACATTTCGTACAAATTTCATGAATGAGGATACACTCAATGTTTCTGAAAATAAAATTGACACCTATAATTTAAATAAGCAGGTTGAACAGTTTACGGGATTCGATGGTAAACAATTAGGGAATCCTAAAAAATTAGCAGAGGTAGTAATTAAACTTGTAGAAATGCCTAACCCTCCCTTGCATCTTCCTTTAGGTTCTGATAGTTATAATGCAATTTTGGAAGTTCGTAAAAACGAAAAGGAAGAAATGGAACAATGGAAAGCCTTATCTTTATCAACTGATTTTGAACAAAAATAG
- a CDS encoding TonB-dependent receptor, producing MFKIKVCPFGLINIFFCLMMWGSHAQTNVVIKGKVTSETGEFLEGATVGLKNENIGAITNASGEFVLQNVSLGRHTIRVSFLGYTIQEKSIDVSPTMNSINFVLLDNPEEIATVQLTGKSKIRSVNEQSYSVTSVSTKELQNSSTDAKEILDRVPGIRILQDGGLGSNLSFSLNGFQGNQVKFFLDGVPMDNYGASFNLSSIPVNSIKRIDVYKGVVPVWLGTDALGGAVNIITHQEHNFLDASYSYGSFNTNRISVNGAHTNEKTGFTFRGNLNYNYSDNDYEVLADITDANGNVLETTNVKRFHDRYRSITGKFSTGVLNKKYADQLLLEVIASGDDNQVQTGATMATVYGAVMQESKSFINSLKYKKKDLFADGLDVSLNTSYNIYNSRSIDTLTGVVYNWNGEQIPSNSQTNGEKGTPISNLKFDDKEFTNQFNIGYILNKDHSFSFNQAYQYFNREEFDSENPEKQAYFFPKSLYKNVLGLAYKYDYNSKWNTTIFGKAYFLKVNSSQQESENSEVYIKNSIHKNNYGYGLATSYFILPNLQLKASFEHTYRMPLPNEIFGDGLLVSPNDNLGSEQSDNFNFNVVYNFTVGANHYLDLKSTFVYRNAKDLIYESVSISSPETNFENLAEARTLGVEGNLNYNWKERFNLGINVTYQNITDQADQIYNDYSGYQPNFNKGARLPNTPYLFGNAIAGLTFKDVIYENTALNFNYYFNYVQEYYLGWAKYGNAANKETIPKQSSHSIELAYSLQNNKYNISIECRNLTDELLYDKYRLQKPGRAFYLKLRYSL from the coding sequence GTGTTCAAAATAAAGGTTTGTCCGTTTGGCTTAATAAATATATTTTTTTGTTTAATGATGTGGGGGAGTCACGCTCAGACCAACGTTGTTATTAAAGGAAAAGTGACTTCTGAAACAGGGGAATTTCTAGAAGGAGCTACAGTTGGTCTAAAAAACGAGAACATTGGAGCAATAACTAATGCTAGTGGTGAATTCGTTTTGCAAAATGTGAGTTTAGGAAGACATACGATACGAGTTAGCTTTTTAGGGTACACAATTCAGGAAAAAAGTATTGATGTTTCGCCCACAATGAACAGTATTAATTTTGTGTTGTTAGATAATCCTGAAGAAATAGCAACGGTTCAATTAACGGGTAAATCTAAAATTCGTAGTGTTAATGAACAATCGTATTCGGTAACTTCTGTTTCAACAAAAGAGTTACAAAATAGTTCTACAGATGCCAAAGAAATTTTAGACCGCGTACCAGGTATTAGAATTTTACAAGATGGTGGCTTAGGTTCTAACTTATCATTTTCTTTAAATGGTTTTCAAGGAAATCAAGTTAAATTTTTTCTAGATGGTGTACCGATGGATAATTACGGGGCCTCTTTTAATTTAAGTAGTATTCCTGTAAATAGTATTAAACGTATAGATGTCTATAAAGGTGTAGTTCCAGTTTGGTTAGGCACCGATGCTTTAGGAGGTGCTGTTAATATTATAACGCATCAAGAACATAATTTTTTAGATGCCTCTTATTCTTATGGCTCTTTTAACACCAACAGGATATCGGTTAATGGTGCACATACTAATGAAAAAACAGGTTTTACATTTAGAGGAAACTTGAATTATAATTATTCCGATAATGATTACGAGGTATTAGCCGATATTACAGATGCGAACGGAAATGTGCTGGAAACCACTAACGTTAAACGTTTTCATGATAGGTACAGATCTATAACTGGAAAATTTTCAACAGGAGTTTTAAATAAAAAGTATGCTGATCAGTTATTGCTAGAAGTGATTGCTTCTGGAGATGATAATCAAGTACAAACAGGAGCCACTATGGCCACGGTTTATGGAGCGGTTATGCAAGAAAGCAAGTCCTTTATAAATAGCTTAAAATATAAAAAGAAAGATTTATTTGCGGATGGGTTGGATGTAAGCTTAAACACCTCATATAATATATATAATAGTAGGAGTATAGATACGCTAACCGGAGTCGTATATAATTGGAATGGAGAACAAATACCTAGTAATTCTCAAACTAACGGTGAAAAGGGAACACCTATTAGTAATTTAAAATTTGATGATAAAGAATTTACAAATCAATTTAATATTGGTTATATTCTAAACAAAGACCATTCTTTCTCATTTAATCAAGCGTATCAGTATTTTAATCGTGAGGAGTTTGATAGCGAAAACCCTGAGAAACAAGCCTATTTTTTTCCGAAATCACTTTATAAAAACGTTTTAGGTTTAGCTTATAAATATGATTATAATTCTAAATGGAATACGACTATTTTCGGAAAAGCTTATTTCCTGAAAGTAAATTCGTCGCAACAAGAAAGTGAAAATTCCGAAGTTTATATTAAAAACTCAATTCATAAGAATAATTACGGATATGGATTGGCAACGTCATATTTTATACTTCCTAATTTACAATTAAAAGCTTCTTTCGAACATACCTACAGAATGCCTCTTCCTAATGAGATATTTGGTGATGGTTTGCTAGTAAGTCCTAATGATAATTTAGGGTCTGAACAGAGTGACAACTTCAATTTTAATGTGGTCTATAATTTTACTGTTGGAGCTAACCATTATTTAGACCTTAAAAGCACGTTTGTTTATAGAAATGCCAAAGATTTAATTTACGAAAGCGTAAGTATTTCCAGTCCTGAAACTAATTTTGAAAATTTAGCTGAAGCTAGAACATTAGGGGTAGAAGGAAATCTAAACTACAACTGGAAGGAGCGCTTTAATTTAGGTATCAATGTTACCTATCAAAATATTACAGATCAGGCAGACCAAATCTACAACGATTATTCTGGATATCAGCCAAATTTTAACAAAGGCGCCCGACTACCAAATACACCTTATTTGTTTGGAAACGCCATTGCGGGGCTCACTTTTAAAGATGTAATTTATGAAAATACAGCTCTTAATTTTAACTATTACTTTAACTATGTGCAAGAATATTACTTAGGATGGGCCAAATACGGGAATGCAGCCAACAAAGAAACCATTCCTAAGCAATCATCCCACAGCATAGAACTAGCTTATAGTTTACAAAACAACAAGTATAATATTTCAATTGAATGCAGAAATTTAACCGATGAATTATTGTACGATAAATATAGATTACAAAAACCCGGGAGAGCATTTTATCTTAAACTGAGATACTCTTTATAA
- a CDS encoding type II toxin-antitoxin system HigB family toxin → MRVIAKRTLRDFWEKHADCEEQLKSWYRETEKSEWNNINELKSEYPSASILKDNRIVYNIKGNNYRLIVKFNFEYGICWIRFIGTHAEYDKIDANNI, encoded by the coding sequence GTGAGAGTAATCGCAAAACGAACTTTACGAGATTTTTGGGAAAAACACGCTGATTGTGAAGAACAATTAAAATCGTGGTATAGAGAAACTGAAAAATCCGAATGGAACAATATTAACGAATTAAAAAGTGAATATCCGAGTGCTAGTATTTTAAAAGACAATCGAATTGTTTACAATATTAAAGGTAATAATTATCGTTTGATTGTAAAATTTAATTTTGAATACGGAATATGTTGGATAAGGTTTATTGGAACTCACGCTGAATATGATAAAATTGACGCAAATAATATCTAA
- a CDS encoding IS3 family transposase — translation MRIQKHPTAQKKTKYQALIKAKDKAKGFVSLSTITSCFGLKRDAYYKFKCRADKRLKLEQQVINIVKKRRKSLPREGVRKLIRSLENEFYNANLKVGRDSLFSVLRKYNMLTLRKKTSARTTNSYHRFYKYNNLIKNMEITKPNQVWVSDITYIRTIKGFCYLALITDMYSRKIVGYDLSDSLELKGCVRALNKAIYQAKNTKKLIYHSDRGIQYCSNVYTQILKRKKIDISMTEENHCYENAMAERVNGILKDEFYLDQTFDNVAHAKRATKNAINLYNEIRLHLSLDYKTPNMVYKLSA, via the coding sequence ATTAGGATACAAAAACATCCAACAGCTCAAAAAAAAACTAAATACCAAGCCTTAATAAAAGCAAAAGATAAAGCTAAGGGATTTGTTTCTTTATCGACTATTACCAGTTGTTTTGGACTAAAACGAGATGCCTATTATAAGTTTAAATGCAGAGCTGATAAGCGTTTAAAACTAGAACAACAAGTTATTAATATAGTCAAGAAAAGACGCAAATCTCTTCCTAGAGAAGGTGTACGTAAACTCATTAGATCGTTAGAAAATGAGTTTTACAATGCCAATCTTAAAGTCGGCAGAGACTCTTTATTTAGCGTACTTAGAAAGTATAATATGCTTACACTAAGAAAGAAAACTAGTGCTAGAACTACAAACTCTTATCATCGTTTTTATAAATACAATAACCTGATAAAAAATATGGAAATTACAAAGCCAAATCAGGTGTGGGTAAGCGATATTACCTACATAAGAACCATTAAAGGATTTTGTTACTTAGCACTAATAACAGATATGTATTCTAGGAAAATTGTAGGATATGACCTAAGTGATAGCCTAGAATTAAAAGGATGTGTCAGAGCTTTAAACAAAGCTATATATCAAGCTAAAAACACAAAGAAACTTATATATCACTCCGATAGAGGCATACAGTATTGTAGCAATGTATACACGCAAATATTAAAAAGAAAAAAGATAGATATTAGTATGACGGAAGAAAATCATTGTTACGAAAATGCTATGGCAGAGCGGGTAAATGGCATACTAAAAGATGAATTTTATCTTGACCAAACCTTTGATAACGTGGCCCACGCCAAGAGAGCTACAAAAAATGCAATTAATCTATACAACGAAATAAGATTACATTTATCTTTAGATTATAAAACACCGAATATGGTATATAAATTATCAGCTTAA
- a CDS encoding helix-turn-helix domain-containing protein, giving the protein MKILPIRNEKDYQNALNRLEEIFDAKKGTEDGDELEILSILIDRYENEQFPIGMPDPIEAIKFRMEQMGMKQKDLAEVVGFKSRVSEILNKKRKLTLDMIRKLNTTLHIPTEVLIQDY; this is encoded by the coding sequence ATGAAAATATTACCAATTAGAAACGAAAAAGACTATCAAAACGCACTCAACAGACTTGAGGAAATTTTTGATGCAAAAAAAGGAACGGAAGATGGAGACGAATTGGAAATCCTGTCAATTTTGATTGATAGATATGAAAATGAACAATTCCCAATCGGAATGCCTGACCCAATAGAAGCAATTAAATTCAGAATGGAACAAATGGGAATGAAACAAAAGGATTTAGCAGAAGTTGTTGGATTTAAAAGCAGAGTTAGCGAAATTTTGAATAAAAAAAGAAAACTGACTCTAGATATGATTAGAAAACTAAACACTACTCTACATATCCCTACTGAAGTTTTAATTCAAGATTATTAA
- a CDS encoding helix-turn-helix domain-containing protein: MKKAAPYKIKSISELHRLFNLPKPIHPLISVIDFEHLKFDSNEIWSSFYYDFYCVAIKKEASGKFRYGQGHYDFDEGVMSFTKPGQIFSVTNPLDDLVSGYMMVFKPDLIRHYELCKIIGNYGFFSYSTAEALHLSEKEDNIIMSLMQQMQDELKNNIDHYSQDLIVSHIDLLLNYAKRFHNRQFLTRSSVNNDIVVKMEVLMDAYLKSDATLSGVPTVNYFAEKLNISPNYLTDLLKNTTGRNAQTHIQQSIVERAKELLSTTNLSIKEIAYDLGFEYPQSFSTMFKKNTQQTPLQYRATFN, from the coding sequence GTGAAAAAAGCTGCTCCATATAAAATTAAGTCAATTTCTGAACTTCATAGATTATTCAATTTGCCAAAACCAATTCATCCTTTGATAAGCGTGATTGATTTTGAGCATTTGAAATTCGATTCCAATGAAATTTGGAGTAGCTTTTATTATGATTTCTATTGTGTGGCTATTAAAAAAGAGGCTTCAGGTAAGTTTCGGTACGGACAAGGTCATTATGATTTTGATGAAGGAGTAATGAGTTTTACCAAGCCAGGTCAAATCTTTTCAGTCACGAATCCTTTGGATGACCTCGTGTCAGGATATATGATGGTTTTTAAACCTGACCTTATACGGCATTATGAATTATGTAAGATTATAGGTAATTATGGATTCTTTTCCTATTCCACCGCAGAAGCGCTTCACCTTTCTGAAAAAGAGGACAATATCATTATGTCCCTGATGCAACAAATGCAAGATGAACTAAAAAATAACATTGACCATTATAGTCAGGATTTAATAGTATCGCACATTGACTTACTTCTCAATTACGCAAAGCGTTTTCACAATAGGCAGTTTTTGACACGAAGTTCTGTGAATAATGACATTGTGGTAAAAATGGAAGTATTAATGGATGCGTACCTAAAAAGTGACGCTACTCTATCTGGTGTTCCAACGGTCAACTATTTTGCAGAAAAACTCAATATCTCTCCCAATTATTTGACTGATTTATTGAAAAATACTACCGGCAGAAATGCGCAAACCCATATTCAACAATCCATAGTTGAAAGAGCGAAAGAACTGCTTTCAACAACTAATTTAAGCATAAAGGAAATCGCTTATGATTTGGGATTTGAATATCCCCAATCATTCAGTACTATGTTTAAGAAGAATACGCAACAAACACCATTACAATACAGAGCAACATTTAATTGA
- a CDS encoding transposase: MYRNDKVIRRYSEPFKLKILAELTTGKYTKSELCKLYSIAPTTVNEWIKKYERKDLMNTRVKVETKDEITRIKALQKEVEQLKKLLLKKDLDAMVDESYLEVAAEKLGYKNIQQLKKKLNTKP; this comes from the coding sequence ATGTATAGAAATGACAAAGTAATTAGAAGGTACAGTGAACCTTTTAAATTGAAAATTTTAGCCGAACTTACAACAGGAAAATACACTAAGAGTGAATTGTGTAAGCTCTACTCCATCGCTCCTACAACTGTTAACGAGTGGATTAAAAAGTATGAACGTAAAGACTTAATGAACACCAGAGTAAAAGTGGAAACAAAAGACGAAATTACTAGAATTAAAGCGCTACAAAAAGAAGTAGAACAACTTAAAAAACTACTACTTAAAAAAGATCTCGATGCAATGGTAGATGAATCTTACCTAGAAGTAGCCGCTGAAAAATTAGGATACAAAAACATCCAACAGCTCAAAAAAAAACTAAATACCAAGCCTTAA